A single region of the Thermodesulfatator indicus DSM 15286 genome encodes:
- a CDS encoding NYN domain-containing protein, which produces MAIHLLIDGYNLLHQVPELAFLMKENPEEARQALLKQLQEYQRIRRHRITVVFDAWDRAEPRSEVSIKGIKVIFTAQGETADDYIKRRAVKEKERIVVVTSDRAIRSYVETYGAISITSRDFLGKMEAAFYEEIKGEKLFPEPIHRKKLPKKARQRLAKLAKL; this is translated from the coding sequence ATGGCTATACATCTTTTAATAGACGGCTACAACCTTTTGCACCAGGTTCCAGAGCTAGCTTTTTTAATGAAAGAAAATCCAGAAGAAGCCCGCCAAGCTCTTCTCAAACAGCTTCAAGAATACCAGCGCATAAGGCGCCACAGAATAACCGTAGTTTTTGATGCCTGGGACCGGGCTGAACCGCGAAGTGAGGTATCTATAAAAGGCATAAAAGTAATTTTTACGGCCCAGGGAGAAACCGCTGACGACTACATAAAGAGACGAGCGGTTAAGGAAAAAGAGCGCATAGTGGTGGTTACTTCTGACCGGGCTATAAGAAGCTATGTGGAAACCTACGGCGCCATTTCTATAACTTCGCGGGATTTTTTAGGCAAGATGGAAGCGGCCTTTTATGAGGAAATAAAGGGAGAGAAGCTTTTTCCTGAACCAATACATCGAAAGAAGCTACCCAAAAAGGCCCGCCAAAGGTTAGCCAAGCTGGCTAAACTTTAA